From Dictyoglomus sp., one genomic window encodes:
- a CDS encoding DUF401 family protein: protein MIAFLKVTIIFALIVSAIINKLPLVWALFGGSFILGVSFGLPLIEIFKSALSSTISWNTLKIVIVLYLIAILENILRNKEMLKNMVQSLKNLIKDPRLTLISMPMIMGLLPSVGGALFSAPLLEEASSGNDISPEKKGFLNFWFRHVWEPFLPVYPGIILASTLSGISLPILIKEALPYGLAVFIIGLFIGFYKLSLNKEEVTESNWKNELFNFFTSFWPFIIILFSVLVLHFDILFVLLLILILLLLIFRYTPLEIKNTLIESLKIENLLLIIAVMVFKGLLERVNAVSDISYFFSSLNIPLIIIFFTLPFLVGLLTGVTQASIGITFPIILSLIPYGESIKWVTFSFISGYIGVMMSPAHLCLVLTREYYQAEWNKLYPEVIKAGIILIIFNFFLKIFNF, encoded by the coding sequence ATGATAGCATTTCTAAAAGTAACTATTATTTTTGCTCTTATTGTTAGCGCTATTATAAATAAACTTCCCTTAGTTTGGGCTCTTTTTGGTGGAAGTTTTATACTAGGTGTGAGTTTTGGTCTTCCATTAATAGAAATATTTAAATCTGCGCTTTCCTCGACTATTTCTTGGAATACTCTTAAGATCGTTATTGTTCTTTACCTTATTGCCATATTAGAAAATATATTAAGAAATAAAGAAATGTTAAAAAATATGGTCCAATCCCTAAAAAATCTCATCAAAGATCCAAGACTTACCTTAATTTCCATGCCTATGATTATGGGACTTCTTCCTTCTGTTGGAGGAGCCCTTTTCTCTGCGCCTCTCTTAGAAGAAGCATCTTCTGGAAATGATATCTCTCCTGAGAAGAAGGGATTTTTAAATTTCTGGTTTAGACATGTTTGGGAACCTTTTCTTCCTGTATATCCAGGAATAATTTTAGCCTCTACCCTCTCAGGGATATCATTACCTATATTAATAAAAGAAGCACTACCTTATGGTCTTGCTGTTTTTATTATAGGACTTTTTATAGGATTTTATAAGTTATCTTTAAATAAAGAAGAGGTTACTGAAAGTAATTGGAAAAATGAGTTATTTAATTTTTTCACATCTTTCTGGCCTTTTATTATTATTCTTTTTTCTGTTTTAGTTCTTCATTTTGATATTCTTTTTGTTCTTTTATTAATATTAATTCTTTTATTATTGATCTTTAGATATACTCCTTTAGAAATTAAAAATACTCTAATAGAATCTCTAAAAATAGAAAATCTACTGTTGATTATTGCGGTAATGGTTTTTAAGGGACTTTTGGAAAGAGTAAATGCCGTTAGTGATATTTCTTACTTCTTTTCTTCCTTAAATATTCCCTTAATTATAATTTTCTTCACCCTACCCTTTCTAGTGGGACTTCTTACTGGAGTAACTCAGGCTTCTATCGGAATAACCTTTCCTATTATTCTTTCTCTTATACCCTATGGAGAAAGCATAAAGTGGGTTACTTTTTCTTTTATAAGTGGTTATATTGGAGTTATGATGTCTCCTGCTCATTTATGCTTAGTCTTGACAAGGGAGTATTATCAAGCAGAGTGGAATAAGCTTTATCCAGAAGTAATAAAAGCAGGAATTATTTTAATAATTTTTAACTTTTTTTTAAAAATTTTTAATTTTTAA
- a CDS encoding exonuclease has protein sequence MGARLIFYDGVDCIGGNKILLEENNFSILFDFGINFNEEGKYFDEFLRPRNILGIYDLLNLNLIPPLEGLYRDDLVLPGLFDKFKNHNHYRKVDPIGVLISHAHLDHVGYISYIAHDIPIITSLTSSLIIKSLEDTSKNLSDFCLIKKREYKDGILQTEKGVFIKRPYTVFGEKLNSDIINFWKKIERKTSFEILERELEIVKEVLRLGPFEIKAFPVDHSIPGALSFGVKTSSGWIVYTGDLRIHGRNAELTRKFLEELKKIPIKVLLCEGTHPDLKNLHSEDDVKETAYRIVKSAKSYVIADFGSRNIDRLITFLEIGKETGRKLLLTLKDIYLLESLSLLGFPDPLEDEYITFYLEPKGRYETWEENLIERYMRVQGKGINSEELKKNPRDYILCISYYDFHLLLDILPNSGVYIFSSSEAYNEEMRIDQQKIENWLKYFNLEIRGNLVEKREESPLHASGHIHEEGIIEIIESSKPEILIPIHTKNKNFFEKFKGFCKVLFPNKGEIVDF, from the coding sequence GTGGGAGCAAGACTTATTTTCTATGATGGAGTAGATTGTATAGGTGGAAATAAAATCTTGCTGGAAGAAAATAATTTTTCAATTCTTTTTGATTTTGGAATTAATTTTAATGAAGAAGGAAAATATTTTGATGAGTTTTTAAGACCAAGAAATATCTTAGGAATATATGATCTATTAAATTTAAATCTTATTCCTCCCCTTGAGGGCTTATATAGAGATGACTTAGTTTTGCCTGGTCTTTTTGATAAATTTAAAAATCATAATCATTATAGAAAAGTCGATCCTATTGGTGTTTTAATTTCTCATGCCCATCTAGATCATGTGGGATATATATCTTACATTGCTCATGATATTCCTATTATAACTTCTCTTACCTCTTCATTAATTATAAAAAGTTTAGAAGATACAAGTAAAAATCTTTCAGATTTCTGTCTTATTAAGAAAAGAGAATATAAGGATGGGATTCTTCAGACAGAAAAGGGAGTTTTCATAAAAAGACCATATACAGTATTTGGAGAGAAATTGAATTCTGATATTATCAATTTTTGGAAAAAAATAGAAAGAAAAACTTCTTTTGAAATATTAGAAAGAGAATTAGAAATAGTAAAAGAAGTATTAAGATTAGGTCCCTTTGAAATAAAAGCTTTTCCTGTAGACCATTCCATTCCTGGAGCATTAAGTTTTGGAGTTAAAACATCCTCAGGCTGGATTGTTTACACTGGTGACTTAAGAATTCATGGGAGAAATGCAGAACTTACAAGAAAATTTTTAGAGGAGCTAAAAAAAATTCCCATAAAGGTGCTATTATGTGAAGGAACCCATCCCGATTTAAAAAATCTTCATTCAGAAGATGATGTGAAAGAAACTGCATATAGAATTGTAAAATCAGCAAAAAGCTATGTTATCGCGGACTTTGGTTCTAGAAATATAGATAGATTAATAACCTTTTTAGAGATAGGAAAAGAAACAGGAAGAAAGCTATTATTGACCTTAAAAGATATATACCTTTTAGAATCTTTATCTCTTTTAGGTTTTCCAGATCCTTTAGAGGATGAGTATATTACTTTTTATTTAGAGCCTAAAGGAAGGTACGAAACTTGGGAGGAAAATCTTATAGAAAGATATATGAGAGTTCAAGGAAAAGGCATAAATTCGGAAGAACTTAAGAAAAATCCTAGGGACTATATTCTCTGTATTTCTTATTACGATTTTCATCTTCTTCTTGATATTCTTCCCAATTCAGGAGTATATATCTTTTCTTCCAGTGAAGCCTACAACGAAGAGATGAGAATTGATCAACAAAAAATAGAAAATTGGTTGAAATATTTCAATTTAGAGATTAGAGGAAATTTGGTAGAAAAAAGAGAAGAATCTCCTCTTCACGCCAGTGGACATATTCATGAGGAAGGAATTATAGAAATAATTGAATCTTCAAAACCAGAGATCCTTATTCCTATTCATACTAAAAATAAAAACTTTTTTGAAAAGTTTAAAGGATTTTGCAAAGTATTGTTCCCTAATAAGGGAGAAATAGTAGATTTTTGA
- a CDS encoding sugar phosphate nucleotidyltransferase, whose amino-acid sequence MKGIILAGGTGSRLRPLTNVTNKHLLPVGRYPMIFYPIYKLKKAGIYEILIVTGREHMGDVIELLGSGRDFGVEFTYKVQDEAGGIAQALGLARHFVGNDRCVVILGDNIFEDDITPYVERYKKQERGAKILLKEVPDPHRFGVPEIKDGKIIKIEEKPKEPKSRYAVTGIYMYDSEVFEIIKTLKPSARGELEITDVNNAYLERGTLTYDILKGWWTDAGTPESLFRANHLTQDIILNFNET is encoded by the coding sequence ATGAAAGGAATCATATTAGCAGGGGGGACAGGCTCAAGATTAAGACCATTAACGAATGTGACAAACAAACATCTTCTTCCTGTAGGAAGATATCCTATGATTTTTTATCCCATATATAAACTTAAGAAAGCAGGAATTTATGAAATATTGATAGTAACAGGAAGAGAGCATATGGGTGATGTGATAGAACTTTTAGGAAGTGGAAGAGATTTTGGAGTGGAGTTTACGTATAAAGTACAAGATGAAGCAGGAGGGATAGCACAAGCTCTTGGGCTTGCAAGGCATTTTGTAGGAAATGATAGATGTGTAGTAATATTAGGAGATAACATATTTGAAGATGATATAACTCCATATGTAGAGAGATATAAGAAGCAAGAAAGAGGGGCAAAAATATTGTTAAAAGAGGTACCAGATCCTCATAGATTTGGAGTTCCTGAAATAAAAGATGGAAAAATAATAAAAATAGAAGAAAAACCCAAAGAACCAAAAAGTAGATATGCAGTAACAGGGATATACATGTATGACTCAGAAGTTTTTGAAATAATAAAGACTCTAAAGCCATCTGCAAGAGGAGAGCTTGAAATAACTGATGTAAATAATGCTTATTTAGAAAGGGGAACATTAACCTATGATATCTTAAAGGGATGGTGGACAGATGCAGGAACTCCTGAATCTTTATTTAGAGCAAATCATCTTACTCAAGATATAATTTTAAATTTTAATGAAACATGA
- the rfbD gene encoding dTDP-4-dehydrorhamnose reductase: MKIVILGASGQLGKEFENYLRGKEEIYALTHAQLDILDFKKLSESLNKIKPDCVINCSAYTKVDMAEDEIEECFKVNAIGAKNVSYASYKINAKVIYFSTDYIFDGNKDSPYTEFDEPNPLSFYGKSKLLGEEYTKIYNPNHLILRISWLYGINGRNFVKTIIQKGIKERELKIVDDQVGSPTYTLDVVRQTLKLIEEDKVGIYHSSNQGEISWYKFAKKIFEILNIDNINILPIKTEDYPAKAKRPRYSALENYLLKLENLNIMRDWERALTDFLNTYGSFLINSYHEKGEIKSV, from the coding sequence ATGAAAATTGTAATCTTAGGAGCATCAGGACAATTGGGAAAAGAATTTGAGAATTATTTAAGAGGAAAAGAAGAAATTTATGCTCTAACTCATGCCCAATTAGACATTTTAGACTTCAAGAAACTATCTGAAAGCTTAAATAAGATAAAGCCCGACTGTGTAATAAACTGTAGTGCATATACAAAAGTAGACATGGCTGAAGATGAAATAGAAGAATGTTTTAAAGTAAATGCAATAGGAGCGAAGAATGTATCCTATGCATCCTACAAAATAAATGCCAAGGTAATATACTTTAGTACAGATTATATATTTGATGGAAACAAAGATAGTCCATATACAGAGTTTGATGAGCCAAATCCTTTATCTTTTTATGGGAAATCAAAGCTTTTAGGGGAAGAATACACAAAGATATATAATCCAAATCATTTAATATTAAGAATTTCATGGCTTTATGGGATAAACGGAAGAAATTTTGTGAAGACTATAATTCAAAAAGGTATAAAAGAAAGGGAGCTTAAAATTGTAGATGATCAGGTAGGAAGTCCTACATATACCTTAGATGTAGTGAGACAGACATTGAAACTTATAGAAGAAGATAAAGTAGGGATTTATCACTCATCAAACCAAGGAGAGATAAGTTGGTATAAATTTGCGAAGAAGATATTTGAGATATTAAATATAGATAACATAAATATTCTTCCTATAAAGACAGAGGACTATCCAGCTAAAGCGAAAAGGCCTAGATATTCAGCTCTTGAAAACTACCTATTAAAGCTTGAGAATTTAAATATAATGAGAGATTGGGAGAGAGCATTAACTGATTTTCTAAATACCTATGGTTCATTTCTCATAAATTCCTATCATGAAAAAGGAGAAATCAAAAGTGTATAA
- the rfbB gene encoding dTDP-glucose 4,6-dehydratase has protein sequence MYKKTILVTGGAGFIGSNFIHYILHKYSEYKIINLDKLTYAGNLENLKEVERNPNYYFVKGDISNRELVEHIFEEFSPDYVINFAAESHVDRSIEGPEIFIKTNVYGTHVLLDVAKEYWYKESKDEVRFVQISTDEVYGSLDLESKEKFKEESLLKPNSPYSASKAGADLLCRAYFVTYNFPVIITRSSNNFGPRQYPEKLIPLTIKRALEGKEIPVYGNGQNVRDWLYVEDNCRGIDIVLHKGSIGEIYNIGGGNEWKNIELVELICKILAEETGKKEEEYKKLITFVKDRPGHDKRYALNTEKIEKELGWKPQWKFEEALRKTIRWYLEKWGNLNLKKGQ, from the coding sequence GTGTATAAAAAAACAATACTTGTAACAGGAGGAGCTGGATTCATAGGCTCAAATTTTATACATTACATTCTCCACAAATATTCTGAATATAAAATAATAAATCTAGATAAACTTACATATGCAGGGAATCTTGAAAATTTAAAAGAAGTAGAAAGAAATCCCAACTATTATTTTGTGAAAGGAGATATTTCCAATAGAGAACTTGTAGAGCATATATTTGAAGAATTTAGTCCAGATTATGTAATAAATTTTGCAGCAGAGTCACATGTAGACAGAAGTATAGAAGGGCCAGAGATATTTATAAAAACAAATGTATATGGAACCCATGTATTATTAGATGTAGCGAAAGAATATTGGTATAAAGAAAGTAAAGATGAAGTAAGATTTGTTCAAATAAGTACTGATGAAGTATATGGATCATTAGATCTCGAAAGCAAAGAGAAATTCAAAGAAGAATCTTTATTGAAGCCAAATAGTCCCTATTCTGCTTCTAAAGCAGGAGCAGACCTTCTTTGTAGGGCATACTTTGTAACCTATAATTTTCCAGTAATAATAACAAGATCATCAAACAACTTTGGTCCAAGGCAATACCCAGAGAAATTAATACCTCTTACCATAAAAAGGGCATTAGAAGGAAAAGAAATACCGGTATATGGAAATGGACAGAATGTAAGGGATTGGCTTTATGTAGAAGATAATTGTAGAGGGATAGATATAGTATTACATAAAGGAAGTATAGGTGAGATATACAATATAGGTGGAGGGAATGAATGGAAGAATATTGAGCTTGTAGAGCTAATATGTAAAATTCTTGCGGAAGAGACAGGAAAGAAAGAGGAAGAATATAAGAAATTAATTACCTTTGTAAAAGATAGACCTGGACATGATAAAAGATATGCGTTAAACACTGAGAAAATAGAAAAAGAATTAGGATGGAAGCCCCAATGGAAATTTGAAGAAGCTTTAAGAAAAACAATAAGGTGGTATTTAGAGAAATGGGGAAATTTAAATTTAAAGAAGGGCCAATAA
- the rfbC gene encoding dTDP-4-dehydrorhamnose 3,5-epimerase, translated as MGKFKFKEGPIKGLIIIEPTVYRDERGFFMETYNLKEFKELGLNVDFVQDNHSRSKKGVLRGLHFQRKYPQGKLIRVIRGRIFDVAVDIRKESATFGKWYGIELSEENKLMFYIPEGFAHGFLVLSEEAEVLYKTTEYYHPEDEGGIIWNDPDIGINWPLEEIDEIILSEKDKKWERLRNVVVLNYRGEEYGEIF; from the coding sequence ATGGGGAAATTTAAATTTAAAGAAGGGCCAATAAAAGGATTAATAATAATAGAGCCAACAGTTTATAGAGATGAGAGAGGTTTTTTCATGGAAACTTATAATTTAAAGGAATTTAAAGAACTTGGACTAAACGTAGATTTTGTTCAAGATAACCATTCAAGATCTAAGAAAGGAGTTTTAAGGGGACTTCATTTTCAAAGGAAATATCCTCAAGGCAAATTAATAAGAGTAATAAGAGGAAGAATTTTTGATGTAGCAGTAGATATAAGGAAAGAATCAGCTACATTTGGAAAATGGTACGGTATAGAACTATCAGAAGAAAATAAGCTTATGTTTTATATACCTGAAGGATTTGCTCATGGATTTTTAGTACTTTCAGAAGAAGCAGAGGTTTTATATAAGACAACAGAATATTACCATCCAGAAGATGAGGGGGGAATAATCTGGAACGATCCAGATATAGGTATAAATTGGCCTCTTGAGGAAATAGATGAGATAATTCTTTCTGAGAAAGATAAAAAATGGGAAAGATTGAGAAATGTTGTAGTTTTAAACTATAGGGGTGAAGAATATGGAGAAATTTTTTAA
- a CDS encoding NAD-dependent epimerase/dehydratase family protein, with protein sequence MEKFFKGKLVLVTGGAGFIGTNLVRRLLKEGAKVRVLDNFFTGLKENLKDLDIEIVEGNVENLEDVYNSLKDIEIVFHLAARNIIASTKEPYKDFLTNVLGTINILKACLEKNFKVKKIVYASSVSIYGNAKYLPINEEDSKIILNPYAASKLSAEAYCSAFFETYGIPINVVRYSNVYGPYQNPLNPYCGVVSKFITWALSGEPILIYGDGEQTRDFTYVEDVVEATLKAATIMPGLTFNIGSGIETSINKLAQLIIELTESKSQILHIEKRDIDDVRRRVLNIEFARRVLRWSPKIDLYQGLKNTIDWVKSQLALNK encoded by the coding sequence ATGGAGAAATTTTTTAAGGGAAAATTAGTATTAGTTACAGGTGGTGCTGGATTTATTGGAACAAATCTCGTAAGACGTTTATTAAAAGAAGGAGCTAAAGTTAGAGTTTTAGATAATTTTTTCACAGGATTAAAAGAAAATTTAAAAGATTTAGATATAGAAATTGTAGAAGGGAATGTTGAAAATTTAGAAGATGTTTATAATTCCTTAAAAGATATCGAAATAGTATTTCACCTTGCAGCAAGAAATATCATCGCTTCTACAAAAGAACCTTATAAAGATTTTCTAACAAATGTTTTAGGAACTATTAATATTTTAAAGGCGTGTTTAGAAAAAAATTTTAAAGTTAAAAAAATTGTTTATGCTTCTTCAGTTTCCATATATGGAAATGCAAAGTATCTTCCTATAAATGAGGAAGATTCTAAAATAATCCTAAATCCATATGCTGCTAGTAAGCTTTCAGCTGAAGCCTATTGTTCAGCTTTTTTTGAAACATATGGGATACCAATTAATGTGGTTAGATATTCGAATGTATATGGGCCTTATCAAAATCCTTTAAATCCATATTGTGGGGTAGTATCTAAGTTTATCACGTGGGCATTATCAGGGGAGCCAATTCTAATTTATGGTGATGGTGAGCAAACAAGAGACTTTACTTATGTTGAAGATGTGGTTGAAGCCACATTAAAAGCAGCCACTATTATGCCAGGTTTGACTTTTAATATAGGTTCAGGAATAGAAACAAGTATTAATAAACTTGCCCAATTGATCATAGAACTTACTGAGAGTAAATCTCAGATATTGCATATAGAGAAAAGAGATATTGATGATGTAAGAAGAAGAGTATTAAATATCGAATTTGCTAGGAGGGTTTTACGTTGGAGTCCTAAGATAGATTTATATCAGGGATTAAAAAATACAATAGATTGGGTAAAAAGCCAACTTGCTCTTAATAAATGA
- a CDS encoding glycosyltransferase produces MVFPTLSVIIANYNYGKYIEEAIDSVINQDFPKDEIELIVVDYGSNDDSIEKINKYKNIIKIFLQKVTYIDAINKGISLAKGKYIAFLGSDDKWKREKSKLQVEYLDKEKDIGLIYSDLTLIDEKGRELYSSFWKWQRITPYKGYVLDKLIVGNFISGGTIMVRSKDKNLFYPIPKSKGFDRCEDWWIAFNIARRYKVDYIPLQLTLYRMHDKNMVLQDFKYKNIYIKNIISELNEDIKRRETMISIILEDKNCYLSEKKIHLLINYNKKTKFKKEILESNRKNLLKKLILYFKNYKNFIEIENYLIIFKVVILRLNPKLYNKLRKFKFKLFNP; encoded by the coding sequence ATGGTATTTCCTACTTTATCTGTGATTATTGCTAATTATAACTATGGAAAATATATAGAAGAAGCAATTGATAGTGTTATCAATCAAGATTTCCCTAAAGATGAAATAGAATTAATTGTAGTAGATTATGGCTCTAATGATGATTCTATCGAAAAAATTAACAAGTACAAAAATATTATTAAGATTTTTTTACAAAAAGTAACTTATATAGATGCTATAAACAAAGGAATTTCACTCGCCAAAGGAAAATACATAGCTTTTTTAGGATCTGATGATAAATGGAAAAGAGAAAAGAGTAAATTACAGGTTGAATATTTAGACAAAGAAAAGGATATTGGTTTAATCTATTCTGACCTAACTTTGATTGACGAAAAGGGTAGAGAACTATATTCTTCATTTTGGAAATGGCAAAGAATAACGCCTTATAAAGGATACGTTTTAGATAAACTAATAGTGGGTAATTTTATTTCTGGGGGAACTATTATGGTACGTTCGAAAGATAAAAACTTATTTTATCCTATTCCGAAGTCAAAAGGATTCGATAGGTGTGAAGATTGGTGGATAGCTTTTAATATAGCTAGACGATATAAAGTTGATTATATACCATTACAGCTTACATTATACAGAATGCATGATAAAAATATGGTCCTACAAGATTTTAAATATAAAAATATTTATATAAAAAACATAATATCAGAACTTAATGAAGATATAAAAAGAAGAGAAACAATGATAAGTATTATCCTAGAGGACAAAAATTGTTATCTTTCTGAAAAAAAGATACATTTGTTAATTAATTATAATAAAAAAACCAAATTTAAGAAAGAAATATTAGAAAGTAACAGAAAAAATTTACTTAAAAAATTAATTTTGTACTTTAAGAATTATAAGAATTTTATAGAAATTGAAAATTACTTAATTATCTTTAAGGTTGTTATACTTCGACTTAATCCTAAGTTATATAATAAGCTACGAAAATTTAAATTTAAATTATTTAATCCATAA
- a CDS encoding glycosyltransferase family 2 protein has product MRVLRISIIILNYNGWQDTIDCLESVYQTDYSNYDMVLIDNGSNDDSIEKIKKYCCGEIEVKSKFFEYNPNNKPIRVFEYEEGMENYDIKEYKSLDSDRKLILIRNKKNYGFTEGNNIGIRFALKNLNPDYILLLNNDTVIEKDLLKELVKTILENCRIALVQPKIISYQDLSIDNLGFSCDFLGNTRPKKVLNNKNLFYLSGACLLINTDFISEITKNGEIFDKELFAYFEDVDLSWRARLLRYELKVNINTICYHKGSKTVKKINLNTYYLDYRNKLRVFIKNLSLPYLFIYLFLSLPIKFLLAVIKSVKSIIWNIKNLGNTLKYRVAVQKTRKISDKEILKRMILIFNFNKDRIIL; this is encoded by the coding sequence ATGAGAGTTTTGAGAATTTCAATAATTATCCTAAATTACAACGGTTGGCAGGATACAATAGATTGTTTAGAATCTGTATATCAAACTGATTATTCTAATTATGATATGGTTTTAATAGATAATGGCTCTAACGATGATTCCATCGAGAAAATAAAAAAATATTGCTGTGGAGAAATAGAGGTAAAATCAAAATTTTTCGAATATAATCCCAATAATAAACCAATTAGAGTCTTTGAATATGAAGAAGGAATGGAGAATTATGATATTAAAGAATACAAAAGTCTAGATTCAGATAGAAAATTAATACTCATAAGGAATAAAAAAAATTACGGATTTACAGAGGGAAATAATATTGGAATAAGATTTGCTCTAAAAAATCTAAATCCCGATTATATTCTACTCTTAAATAACGATACAGTCATAGAAAAAGATCTTTTGAAAGAATTGGTAAAAACAATTCTTGAAAACTGTAGGATAGCTTTAGTTCAACCCAAAATTATAAGCTATCAGGATCTTTCAATTGATAATTTAGGTTTTTCATGTGATTTCTTAGGTAATACACGTCCTAAAAAAGTTTTAAATAATAAAAATTTGTTTTACTTAAGTGGTGCATGTCTTTTAATAAATACGGATTTTATTTCAGAAATCACTAAAAATGGAGAAATATTTGACAAAGAACTATTCGCTTATTTTGAAGATGTAGATTTATCATGGAGAGCTCGTTTGCTTAGGTATGAGCTTAAAGTTAATATAAATACTATTTGCTATCATAAAGGTTCTAAAACAGTTAAAAAAATAAATTTAAACACTTATTATTTGGATTATAGGAATAAACTTAGAGTTTTCATAAAGAATTTATCATTACCTTATTTATTTATATATTTATTTTTAAGCCTACCAATAAAATTTCTCCTAGCTGTAATAAAGTCAGTTAAAAGTATAATATGGAATATTAAAAACTTAGGAAATACACTTAAATATAGAGTTGCCGTTCAAAAAACTAGAAAGATCTCAGACAAAGAAATATTAAAACGTATGATTTTAATTTTTAATTTTAATAAGGATAGAATAATATTATGA
- a CDS encoding glycosyltransferase family 4 protein translates to MKPNNKILFFAYGPHYFHKAIADYLKCEYSDILDYKKSNSYKVIAYFINSILGNYQKYSTFLCEGTFLIPSLFKYLPIKRFKKNIINISADPSFYYYIIRRTNFLKRILFKKALRKVDLFICVGEMVSKFLRQIFPNAKYIIIYPYIEEERYKKLLYITPKNLSNHNILFISNGPDWYYKGLDLIIDSFKEIRKEFHDSKLFILGHWDDKIKEKFKSDGVFFLGYKKVEEFIPECSLYLHTGRGEVFSVSTLEALLGGLPAIVSEFTGVKEIIKELNENFVVPLDREKIAKKVIEYFNLSLEEKIRLSNRAKELGARFTKDNLRILSVLL, encoded by the coding sequence ATGAAGCCAAATAATAAAATTTTATTTTTCGCGTATGGACCTCACTATTTTCATAAGGCTATTGCAGATTACCTAAAATGCGAATATTCTGATATTCTTGACTACAAAAAAAGTAATTCTTACAAAGTGATAGCATATTTTATTAATTCCATTTTAGGAAATTATCAAAAATATTCCACTTTTCTTTGCGAGGGAACATTCCTGATTCCTAGTTTGTTTAAATATCTTCCTATTAAAAGATTTAAAAAGAATATAATAAATATTTCTGCAGATCCTTCTTTTTATTATTATATTATTAGAAGAACAAATTTTTTAAAAAGAATTTTATTTAAAAAAGCCTTGAGAAAAGTAGATTTATTCATATGTGTAGGGGAAATGGTGAGTAAATTCTTGAGACAGATCTTTCCTAATGCTAAATATATAATTATATATCCCTATATTGAAGAAGAAAGGTATAAGAAACTTCTTTATATTACTCCTAAAAATCTTTCTAACCACAATATACTTTTTATTTCCAATGGTCCAGATTGGTATTATAAGGGTCTAGATCTTATCATAGATTCTTTCAAGGAAATTAGGAAAGAATTTCATGATTCTAAACTTTTTATACTAGGGCATTGGGATGATAAAATAAAAGAAAAATTTAAAAGCGATGGAGTATTCTTTTTGGGATATAAGAAAGTAGAAGAGTTTATTCCTGAGTGTTCTTTATACTTGCATACAGGAAGAGGAGAAGTTTTTTCTGTAAGCACATTAGAAGCTCTTTTAGGAGGACTTCCTGCTATTGTTTCTGAGTTTACTGGAGTAAAAGAAATAATAAAAGAACTTAATGAAAATTTTGTTGTGCCTTTAGATAGAGAGAAGATAGCTAAAAAGGTCATAGAATATTTCAATCTATCTCTAGAGGAAAAAATTAGATTGTCCAATAGAGCTAAGGAATTAGGAGCAAGATTCACTAAAGATAACTTGAGGATTTTATCAGTTCTTCTTTAG